In one Vulgatibacter incomptus genomic region, the following are encoded:
- a CDS encoding nucleoside deaminase produces the protein METPVEDFMREAIALARENIEAGGRPFGAVLVRDGRVVARGVNQVNRMKDPTAHAELLAIREASQILGSATLAGCVVYASGHPCPMCLAAMYLSGIEAAWFAYSNEEGEAYGLSTAPIYEQMAREPRERSLALRPLRPADEDGLYDEWERKRG, from the coding sequence ATGGAGACGCCTGTCGAAGACTTCATGCGCGAGGCCATCGCCCTTGCCCGCGAGAACATCGAGGCCGGAGGCCGTCCATTCGGGGCCGTCCTGGTGCGCGACGGCCGGGTGGTCGCCCGGGGGGTCAACCAGGTCAACCGGATGAAGGATCCGACCGCCCACGCCGAGCTCCTGGCCATCCGCGAGGCGAGCCAGATCCTCGGCAGCGCCACCCTGGCCGGCTGCGTCGTCTACGCCAGCGGCCACCCGTGCCCCATGTGCCTGGCCGCCATGTACCTCAGCGGGATCGAGGCCGCCTGGTTCGCCTACTCCAACGAGGAGGGCGAGGCCTACGGACTCTCCACGGCACCGATCTACGAGCAGATGGCCCGGGAGCCACGTGAGCGGTCCCTCGCCTTGCGCCCGCTGCGCCCCGCCGACGAGGACGGGCTCTACGACGAGTGGGAGCGAAAGAGGGGATGA
- a CDS encoding SRPBCC family protein, whose product MAKLRPSRTLSVAIDRPPAEVYAFAANPEKLPRWSFITSVALEDGVWRAQTPAGTVGIRFVDPNPLGVLDHFVTVGPDNVVYSPMRVISNGAGSEVLFTLYRLDSMSDEDFERDAQTIAGDLAKLKEVLEASA is encoded by the coding sequence ATGGCCAAACTCCGACCCTCGCGAACGCTATCCGTTGCGATCGATCGACCGCCGGCGGAGGTCTACGCCTTCGCGGCGAATCCGGAGAAACTCCCGCGGTGGTCCTTCATCACCTCGGTCGCGCTCGAGGACGGCGTCTGGCGGGCGCAGACTCCCGCGGGCACGGTGGGCATTCGCTTCGTGGATCCGAATCCGCTCGGTGTGCTCGACCACTTCGTCACCGTGGGCCCGGACAACGTGGTCTACTCGCCCATGCGCGTCATCTCGAACGGCGCCGGCAGCGAGGTGCTCTTCACGCTCTACCGACTCGACTCGATGTCCGACGAGGACTTCGAGCGCGACGCGCAGACCATCGCGGGCGACCTGGCGAAGCTGAAGGAGGTCCTCGAGGCGTCTGCCTGA